Part of the Amphiura filiformis chromosome 9, Afil_fr2py, whole genome shotgun sequence genome is shown below.
ccccttaaataatggccattattcaaaaaacgggctattgtattacaaatcgttAAAATGCGTAAAAGAAGCTGAAttgatttctgcgcattttgacacctcatttgatacgatagacctggttgaaaaagtggtattttgagGGTCCACTTTAATGGTTGCGCAAGTGAAATCGTCGGTGTTATGTAAACGGATTAACTTTGATTAACATCATGCATTGCATTGCCCTAGCAACATGCTGACTGTTAATCAACATTGAATCACCATGAGTCCCCTAAGCCCTGTTTGATAACTTAAAGAAATTCTGCCCAGTTTTATTGTAGTTGCCTGAAATGCCTAAAAAGCAAGACAAAACTCCCGTTAAACAACTGCTTGCTTTTATGAACATGTCTATGGGCTTATTTAACATGAAGTCAGTTAAGATTTAATATGAACGCTATTTTTATCTTTCCTTTAAATTGACATTTAAGCATAGCACCTTAAATACGTGAGCAATTCTTAACCAATGTGTTTGGTAGATCTAATGGAATTTTAATGTATTATGAACTATGGAAAGATTTTAGTCTTTAACTTATTTTAAAACTTTGTGACTAAACCATAACCATGGCAATGCATGATGAAAGAAAACTGGCGCAGTAAGCAACACATGCGTGCCGATAAAATCCATTAGGGGATTTGAGATGATTCTACTAGTCACGACGAGAACTCTTAATATATTCTAAAAAATCAAAGTAATGAAATATGCATATGTTACGCTACGAATATAGATCGCTTACTATTATCTTAATCTGTTTTCACATCAATATATCGCgtggctttttaaaataaaaatcattcAAAAAGCGTATCAAAAAGTATTATGGATTATTGGACTAAGTTTTATTTGGTATATACTTGCAAATGTCAAATTCCAGATATTTGAATATAGGttattgtgtaaatatttttactTGTTGGTATTGTATAATTTATACGCATGTAGCTATTTGCAGAAAACCCATGTCTTTATTTGTTTCTGGCAGAAAAAAATATCTTATTCACCATGTTTATTATATCGGTTTTCATCTAATGGCACCCGATTATATAACTTGTTACAGTTGCAAAGTTGtaatggaaaataatgatggCCTTTAAAGGGAAATGCAGATTTTGGTTGTAAAATTGAAACCTTACATTTTGTTTTTAGGATATTTTGTTACAGAGGATATGTCACTTAATGTACATGTTAATGCGAACACGAACGGTAAGATTTAAGTATTCATTTTAAAAGCATATAGAATTACTTcaccaaatgttgtttttatatttgaaAAGTATCTAATTACATTGAATTTTCGACAATTatgatgtttgttttttttgtattttccaatCCAAATTTATCATGTGACCTGGACATTAAAGAAATGAGCACTTTGAACGCCATAGAAGTATTCTGTCACATAATTTCATTGTACAATTAAGAGCAATTGACATCCCTAGTATATTAGTAGATGTGCTTAAATGATGTTAGACCCCGCCTCTTATGCGGAGGCGTATTTCTTCCATTGACTTGAGATAATGGAAACATGAGTCTATCATTAACGCACTATTCCCCATAAGGATCGTAAACCCAGGATAACACAGCCTAAATCGTCTAGAAGCaaccttatcttgggtttacaagTCTAATTCCCAGATAAGGCTGCAATTACACACTTACACTTCCGTATCCCTCACCTATATAATTAAAATGAATCGTCAACTATGCCGCGTTATAACCATGGTTCCCGCCCCTTATCTGATGATAagacacacttatgcttccataTACGCGCGCAACTGTTTTTAACACTGACATAATGAATCACACGATGTTGTGTGAGAATATATCAAAACAATGCTAATCAGAGAAAGTATAAAAGAATGCTCTTAAATTATCTGATCATCATCGGCGAGCTTATAATGGTTCTTTTCGACGAAGAAAAACTGGATTGTTCTCAATACAACAAAATAAATATACCCCAATTCATTATATTTCTGCTCAAGAAGAAAGATAATGAGAAAATACGCTTTAAAAACGAACAAATGAAATaccaacaataaaataaactagTTCAGTCCTTTTTGTAAAAGAAATGAATAAGCGACAATTTTGAGTTCTTAGGAATATCGTTCTTTAATCAGCGAATCTTCataaacattcattcattcattcattcattctttcattcattcattcattcattcattcattcattcgttcattcatattttattttatcaatcatCAAACATTAAATTACAAGTGATACTAGCAGCTCCACAAATGAATAAGAAACAATAATGTAAATGCAATCAAGAATCGATGATATAAAGAAACATCAATACATTTAAGCagtaataattaaattaatataaTCCGAGAATAACAATATTAAGTTTGATTGATCAGGATACCTTTTAAACGTATATTGATACTATGAGCGTGCTTATATTGGTTAAAACTAGAAATAACACACTGCAATATTTTGCTTTAACAACTATGAATTTATCTTGTCTAATAATCAATGTTATGTACCCcacctaaaaacaaaacaaaacaaaaaaacccgtGTACCCCGCGCTCCCAAACCAAAGAAACGCATTTTTGCTGCTGGATGTAAGAtattatatagattcctgtcatctgaaaACACGGTGCATATAATAAAAATGCACGGCGCATATAACCAAATTACGCGGTAGTGAAGTAGGCCGTAAAAAATTATGACATGTGACCAACAATCAACCAATTAAAAGACAAGGATCTACTTTATAGGTGTTATATATTCGGTATATTAAACAGATATTTTGATATCACACtgtgcctataattttaactacgcctctcatagcagtcaatatttgtaaatTATATAGTGAGAGAATTATACAgctttttttgaagtttgaataTTTTGTCTAAATAAATATTGTGAGAGTTACCCCCGGTATTAAAGagctataaatatatatatataaaaaacctTTGGACACAAAATACCGATGGTACAGGAAATGGTAtttgaaatagcttcaacatggTGCTTAAAAGATTTTCATCAACAATTATTCCTTGTTTACTCTAGACAAACCGTGACTGTAATTTGTTTTAACCGCGTTTACAGATAGCTTATCGTAGTGGATTGGACCTGCCTGACGTTTATCACAAGGTAGAGGTTAGTAAAACaacaattcctatcgtttattctctaaataattgCCATCTCGGTTGAACATCCTGATCTAAAACCAAATTAGCACCTGTTGAATATGATTcgttttaaatttgatttatttgTATTATGTTTATCTTTGATTACAACTTCAAGCTATGTCATGAGAAATACGAGACAAGGGGAAACTCCTGAAATTAATCATGCAATTGTTTGTGTTTTATGGCATGATTTATGGTAAATCCCTTTTTGTGTACAataaacaaactcaatcagagttattaatatcataggggATTCCCGTATTGCTCAATCACAGTGCATTGCTTAGTGTTAACTGGGGAATCCCCAAAAATATAAAGTAGATGACATCATGGGGAATTACACacacaggaagtgttgtaatgtgaCAGAATTGTATATTAATATATTTTGGGTACCGGAGGATAAAAGTGGAAGACTTTTGTTTGCTCCTTGCAGAATATCATGAGATATTGTAGACTTAATATATGTGTGTTGGTCGTTATTTTTCCTTCAAAAGGAggtgcattttaaccagtttacatagccacgataatgtgctatttttaattcagcaacgaaggagatttttatttattattggtaaattatgctttaaaaatccacttgattactcacgtttttagacgtttcatcttcctacggaagacttcatcagtaatgtgatgaaccagcaacactcctactctcatctccagagggtgtagttctttgtaatagctggtcatatacatgattgagtgagtatgtcccttcatcgcggttgataacgttggcCCCCCGTTTTCTGATCCACATTGCTTCTCTAATCCATCTGGTTTGCTTACATGAGTCTATGTCGATTACTTTGGCTCCATCCCAATCAATGACATGGTTTTGTTGCGAaacatggtctgtgatggcggACTTGTTAATTTCATCGACCGACTCCTTTCGAACAGCGCGTGTGAATTTCCTCTCTGTTATCTTTTCCGATtcttttaaatgttctttcaGTCTTACCCCGAAAGGTCTGCCGGTTTCCCCAATGTACGACTTCTTGCAACTTTTGCATGGTATTTCGTAAACACAATCACAAGTTTTGGTGGCTTctattttgtctttggggtgtacAAGGTTTTGTTTCAGCGTATTGTGTGGTCTCATCGCTGTCTGGATGTTATGCTTTTTAAACACACGTTGCAGTCTTTCAGATACACCTTGGACATATGGTATCACTACCATGCCCTTACTTCTTTGTGTGTTCTTGTCCTTTACTTTCTTCTTCGCTTTGGTTTTATCTCTGATCTgatgttttactttttcaatCGTCCAGTTAGGATATCCACATTGATTTAGCGCATGTTTGATGTGTTCCTCCTCCTGTTGTTTATCCTCCTCTTCCGTTACAATCGCGTCTTTCCGATCAAGCAATGTTCTGACTACACCCAATTTTTGGTGTAAGGGATGTTGCGAAGCAAAGTTTAAATACTGGTCGGTGTGCGTTTTCTTTCTGTACACTGTTGTCTTTACCGAACCGTCTTCTTTCCGATTGATCAGCGTATCGAGGAAAGGTATTTTTCCTTCTGCTTCTTCCTCGTGATTGAACTTAATGTTGTTGGTTGGATCCGTTTTGTTGAGGTGATCTGTCAGTTCTTGCGTAGTGCCCTTTGGTATAATCTCGAGGATATCGTCGACATATCTTTTCCATAATTTCGGACGACAAGCGATGGGTGCATTGGCTATGGCTTTTTGTTCCAGCCATTCCATGAAAATGTTCACTCATACTCACATACTCAcatcaatcatgtatatgaccagctattacaaagaactacaccctctggagatgagagtaggagtgttgcttgttcatcacattactgatgaagtcttccgtaggaagatgaaacgtctaaaaacgtgagtaatcaagtggatttgtaaagcataatttaccaataattgatatctaacaatcctgatgaacttattcaaagaagGAGATTTTTGAGTACACAAATGTGCTCCTACTCATCAAAGGATTAAGGTTCTTCTGTCCACTTGCTAGAGACTGGTTTATCatatctgtcaaatacagtggagcaatgCAGAAAGAACCCTGTTTCCTAGAGAAAGAGTGATTTgtgaaagaagcaccatttttAGATAAAGCAGCTcaaggagataaatgtttggagaaagcgGCACCATTTTTGTGGTAGGATTTCATATACGCAatgatatataaatgcaagtgtacaatggacttctcTGCTttacgcaggacaagtgaataaggatatatacccCAGCCGTCTAGAATATGCAAGAACTATGTGATCATCTAGAAGAAGACTGCaggttaagtactgagtagttgaaattgtgattgtgtgattattttgtatgtgcatttgttgtcatatattgtaccaatcatattttactttcacttAAAGACTtagaacaacatttattttcattttagacttttttatagtctattttttcttcatttcagcttaatttagcagttgtcatggttgtgtgtaaattcctattactattagatacgttgtaataaaacacgattttaaatatttgtatattaattttctctgagggtttgcagcaaaattgatatttttttccttggtatgggtttcagttgtggctagtagtcaggtaatgatgatggtgatgatgatgatgatatgatgatgatgatgacgacgacgacgacgacgatgatgatgataatgatgacgatgatgatgatgatgatgatgatgatgatgatgatgatgatgatgatgatgatgatgatgatgatgatgataattaatacacaaacgacaaagaggaacaaacatgcttagcatgtaattctatttttaacatgtaaacgtttgacctcttatcttctcgcaaactaattaagattatgcatatcttatctcttcaataaacattgtaaaagtcgatttggccttgaaacgtggggcttgccgaaaatgtgagcatgtctactatttccatgctgtgagtgataccatagaaacgtgctctttgtttaaacattacaagtaacatgagtggcaaacattaatgtttcatactgcttgcacccccccccccccaaagcaatgttggagccaatactagaccaattgtccgttcctgtctcagtatcaaaacaacattgactggtgggtgcgggagggggttgagaatttcatactaaattaaatcctcatcactgccatcatcgtcaccatcacgactctaataatcatctgacatcagttgtattatccatcatcatcatcatcatcatcatcatcatcatcatcatcatcatcatcatcatcatcaacaacaacaacaacaacaaaaacaacatcatcatcatcatcatcatcatcatcatctaaaccatcatcattatcaccatcatcatctccatcatcatcatcatcgtcgtcgtcatcatcatttacactatagccacacaaatataaatcttacattaactgcaagtcatcagaaaaacaaaatattttaaacaaattattgttttattactgtgcgcacagtttgcaacaacaacatcaactgctagattatgctcaaatgaaaaataaaatagactttcaaaaatctataatgaacaaatattttgtttgaagtaTGATTTGATATAGGCATGAACCAATTATGTTTTATGCTATAAGTATGAAGACGTACCTGTTTAGTACGAAAACATACTTACTAGGGGAATTGTgcgtgtatcgtcctttcgataagtatgatatcatacttagtgcttggaggcaaaaacatcggccaatttggaatattgctaacatgtaagtatggagccacactcgctaggagcaaagtgtgtataaagaaatttggataactacacaattcagaagaagtgtaaattgacaatatgaacaagaaagaatgaaagaaagaaagaaagaaagaaagaaagaaagatagaaagaaagaaagaaagaaagaaagaaagaaagaaagaaagaaagaaagaaagaaagaaagaaagaaagaatttaggtaaaaaagcttttaaacatatcgtacagaagaggataggaaaagtaatattattaaaaatagcactactacagaagattcgaactcatggctatcattataacctattatagttcacaagtcacagcctctaccgctgcaacacgaggaactctctgaacagttaatcgatttataatgtatattaagttattcaatgtacgtatggtccgtggcgtgatagaaaacttaactgaaacgtatcaaatagacataattttatcatataaaataagtatgaaattatactagctgggcatggtgataagccttttgataagcatgaaaccatacttaatattcagctagcttagtatgcaattagctgacttcagatatgcaaactgttaagaagtatgatttaatataggcatgggCCAAttatgttttctgctataagtaAGAAGACGTACCtgtttagtatgaaaacatacttactaggggaattgtgtgtgtatcgtcctttcgataagtatgatatcatacttagtgcttgggggcaaaaacatcggccaatttggaatattgctaacatgtaagtatggagccacactcactaggagcaaggtgtgtataaagaaatttggataactacacaattcagaagaagtgtaaattgacaatatgaacaagaaagaatgaaagaaagaaagaaagaaagaaagatacaatactaattggcttattgaatagagaaccacggtattcagacctgttcttcacaaagtagattccaaaacttgacataaatagaaaattgcacggtatgcaagccagtaaacagtatagagacatagtattaaaatctttattgtgtcagcataccgtaaaactcatacattgatatggtctaaattatcccaaacaaatcgagtatcattaaatagctcaattggtagagcgcgtaccatttaaacgggaaaagttaaccgcacgggttcgaatactacacgccacttttttattttgatcccgttattttatttttccttagtatttacttctacagaatagatttcagatttttgttgatcgaaataatattttacaatgtgtttggtcaatgatgtcttctgctataagtatgaaattatactagctgggcatggtgataagccttttgataagcatgaaaccatacttaatattcagctagcttagtatgcaattagctgacttcagatatgcaaactgttaaaaacaacagttattttcattttagacttttttatagtctattttttcttcatttcagcttaatttagcagttgtcatggttgtgtgtaaattcctattactattagatacgttgtaataaaacacgattttaaatatttgtatattaattttctctgagggtttgcagcaaaattgatattttattttccttggtatgggtttcagttgtggctagtagtcaggtaatgatgatggtgatgatgatgatgatgatatgatgatgatgatgacgacgacgacgacgacgacgatgatgatgataatgatgacgatgatgatgatgatgatgatgatgatgatgatgatgacgatgatgatgatgatgatgatgatgatgatgatttaataacgacaaagaggaacaaacatgcctagcatgtaattctatttttaacatggaaacgtttgacctcttatcttctcgcaaactaattaagattatgcatatcttatctcttcaataaacattgtaaaagtcgatttggccttgacacgtggggcttgccgaaaatgtgagcatgtctactatttccatgctgtgagtgataccatagaaacgtgctctttgtttaaacattacaagtaacatgagtggcaaacattaatgtttcatactgcttgcaaccccccccccccccaaaagcaatgttggagccaatactagaccattgtccgttcctgtctcagtatcaaaacaacattgactggggggtgcgggggggggggggagaatttcataccaaattaaatccctcatcactgccatcatcgtcaccatcacgactctaataatcatctgacatcagttgtattatccatcatcatcatcatcatcatcatcatcatcatcatcatcatcatcatcatcatcattatcatcatcatcatcatcaacaacaacaacaaaaacatcatcatcatcatcatcatcatcatctaaaccatcatcattatcaccatcatcatctccatcatcatcatcatcgtcgtcgtcatcatcatttacactatagccacacaaatataaatcttacattaactgcaagtcatcagaaaaacaaaatattttaaacaaattattgttttattactgtgcgcacagtttgcaacaacaacatcaactgctagattatgctcaaatgaaaaataaaatagactttcaaaaatctataatgaacaaatattttgtttgaagtaTGATTTGATATAGGCATGAACCAATTATGTTTTATGCTATAAGTATGAAGACGTACCtgtttagtatgaaaacatacttactaggggaattgtgcgtgtatcgtcctttcgataagtatgatatcatacttagtgcttggaggcaaaaacatcggccaatttggaatattgctaacatgtaagtatggagccacactcgctaggagcaaagtgtgtataaagaaatttggataactacacaattcaaaagaagtgtaaattgacaatatgaacaagaaagaatgaaagaaagaaagaaagaaagaaagaaagaaagaaagaaagatagaaagaaagaaagaaagaaagaaagaaagaatttgaggtaaaaaagcttttaaacatatcgtacagaagaggataggaaaagtaatattattaaaaaatagcactactacagaagattcgaactcatggctatcattataacctattatagttcacaagtcacagcctctaccgctgcaacacgaggaactctctgaacagttaatcgatttataatgtatattaagttattcaatgtacgtatggtccgtggcgtgatagaaaacttaactgaaacgtatcaaatagacataattttatcatataaaatacgtatgaaattatactagctgggcatggtgataagccttttgataagcatgaaaccatacttaatattcagctagcttagtatgcaattagctgacttcagatatgcaaactgttaagaagtatgatttaatataggcatgagccaattatgttttctgctataagtaAGAAGACGTACCtgtttagtatgaaaacatacttactaggggaattgtgtgtgtatcgtcctttcgataagtatgatatcatacttagtgcttgggggcaAAATCATCGgccaatttggaatattgctaacat
Proteins encoded:
- the LOC140160173 gene encoding uncharacterized protein, whose product is MEWLEQKAIANAPIACRPKLWKRYVDDILEIIPKGTTQELTDHLNKTDPTNNIKFNHEEEAEGKIPFLDTLINRKEDGSVKTTVYRKKTHTDQYLNFASQHPLHQKLGVVRTLLDRKDAIVTEEEDKQQEEEHIKHALNQCGYPNWTIEKVKHQIRDKTKAKKKVKDKNTQRSKGMVVIPYVQGVSERLQRVFKKHNIQTAMRPHNTLKQNLVHPKDKIEATKTCDCVYEIPCKSCKKSYIGETGRPFGVRLKEHLKESEKITERKFTRAVRKESVDEINKSAITDHVSQQNHVIDWDGAKVIDIDSCANLVLDQDVQPRWQLFRE